The genome window GCTCACTTACACCACCACCAATGACAACTAATTCAGGATCAAGCGCATATTGTAAATTAAAAATACTTCGCGCAAGATAATAAAACATCGTATCTAGCTCTTCTTTCGCGATTTTATTTCCTTCCGCACGTAATTCAAATGCCCGAAGACCATCTATACTAGCTTTCGGAACTTCTAAACGCCCGGCTATTCTCGTCGCAGCATTTACAACAGTACCAAGCTCACTAAGCGTGTGTCCGTCGCGGTCCATCAACATATAACCAAATTCACCACCATGCAAATTAGCCCCGTGATGTACCTTGCCCCCGCGAATAACTGCGCCACCAACACCAGTACCAAGAATCATAAAAATAATATCTTGTTTATCTTTCGCAGCGCCAATCCAAACTTCTGCTAAAGCTGCGCAGTTCGCATCATTTTCCATCGTAACAGGAAGCCCAAGTTTTTCTTCAAGCAATTGCTTAAAAGGGAAATTATGTATGTAAGGGATAGCACTAGCTCCACCAATGATACCGGTTTCATTATTAACTGCACCTGGACAACTAAACGCAGCACCTTGGAATGTATAATCGTAATTTGCTTTTACATCCACAAGTGATTGCATCATTTCCTCCAAAGTATCCGGGGTTTTGAATTTACCTTTTTCTAGTATTTCTCCAGCTGTTGTTAACACACCAAACTTTACTGCTGTTCCACCTAAATCAAATGCAAGTATCGTCATTACCCAATCTCCTTTATAAAAGTATATACTTATCATACTTTTAAACAATACAAATGACAAATGAAAAGTGAAAATACTTTGCTAAAAATTAACGCCCTTTTCTATTTTGTGCTATAATAAAGCAAGAATTTAAAGCGCAGGAGGAAATGGTTAGTGGAGATAAAGGTTCAAAAGAAATTGACTGACGGCAGAATCGCTTTTAGTAGTGAATATGGTGAATGCGTTGGTATATGGGCCGATGAAGACCCAGAACCAAGTAGGGTTTACACAGTAGAAATTACGATACCGGACATGATTAGCGCAGAACTACTACACGAGAGTGAAGAGAAACATTGTGCACTAGAAATAGACGAAGAAGGCTTAGTTCACGTAATTGGGAAGTTAGAGGATTACGAGGAAGATGGCTTTGCAGTACTCCGCTTAGAAGAAAGTATTATTTGTTTTGACACGAAATTCAGCGAAGAAATCGAAATGCTCCATGGAAGATTTGTTGAATTTGTGATTCCGGAAATAAAATTGAGTAATGTTGGTATATAGATTGAAATGAAAGAGGCAGGAAACAGGTAGTTAGAGTTTCCTGCCTTTTTTTGTTATTTGGAAGGAGTGTTTGAATAATTATTCATTTTATTCAATCATGAAATATAATTAATGTAAAAAAATAAAACAAATAGGTAATAATTATCGATTAAAAAGTTATTTTATATTAGGGAATATGAATTTTTAGTGACGAAGAAAAATTGATTGCATAAAAAGTGAATACTGCTTCATATTGTGTAAGATTTTATTATTGAAATGGAGATATTACTCATACTGTGTAAGAATAAATCTAAATAAAGCCAATTTTAAGGTATTCATGACAAAAACCAGACATTTCATTACATTTTTGGTTATACATTGGCTTTTTATGATACACTCATCTTGCAACAAAACATACCAACACTGCGACGGAACGTTTATTAAAAGCCGCAATAAATAAAAGGAAAAGAGAGCTAATAGAATGAAGAAAAAGTGGTTGCTATTAATATTGTCAGTAATAGTTCTTTGTGCAATTATATTCGGGATAAAGTGGTTGTTATATAGAGACAACCTTGTAGAAATGATGCAAGTTGACGACACTTTATATATAGTGTCGTATGAACCAGCAAAGCAAGAAGATGCTTTAGAGAAAATTGGCGAGATAGAGCATAGAATTCGCCATTACCGGATACCGAATAAAAATTTCACATCTAATTATTTAAGCGAAGGGACGGAACTTTATAAAGCGAAAAATGGAGATGAGTTTCCAAGAACTATTTTGTTTAAAGAGGACGGCGAGTATTTTATTGCATCAGAGGCTATGAAGTAGCCTAATAAAAAGCGCTAGTTTATTTTTTCTCTTAATAGAGAAAGTTTATCGTATAAAACTAAATGGAACATATTTAAAAGTATTTCATTTTTAAGAAAGCAATTTATAAAGTCATTGATTCTAAAATTAAGTATAGCGAACATAAAAAAACGCCATGCTTCATTTCCCTAAAAAAGGGAAGTAAGCGTGGCGTTTTTTAGCTATATGTAGTAAATACAGCGAGCATTTTTTCTAAATCTTTTTCGGATCTTGCAAAGAGCATCAAGCGTTGGCGATTGGTTTCAATCACGAGCACGCCATCTTCAGATAAATTCATCCGTTCAATTTTTGCATAAGGGAAGAATAACAGGGCATAAAAAAGTCCGGATTCTTTGAAAACAGCTTTCGAACTGCGGAAGAAGCAGATATAGATGAATAACACACCCATAATCCCAAGCAGTACAGAAGTGGAAAAAGGTCCTTCACGAAAGAATGTATTGGAAACGAATAACAAAACGATAATCCCCACAAAAATATAACCGTCCCAACGACCACGAGAACGTAATTTGACACCTAAAACCGTCTTCCCTTTCCAAAGCGGAATTACTGCATCATTATACAAAATGTACAGCACTGTTAAGATGTTTGCCGCGAACAAAAAGATATTAGTAGCATCCCAAACCATTTTAGCTATCACTCACAATCTATCATTGATATAGTTTAGTAATATTGTAACATAATTATGCGTGGAAGAGGGAGAACTGGGTTTGAGGATGTTGTAGCAAAATACAATCTACTGCTGAGTATTAATAAAAATGTAAAGATACGAATCAATATAGGGGGATGGGTACTAAATGACAGAAAAAGATCTAGAAGGACTCATGCTAATGCATAAAAGAATTATTGGAAATTTAGAAGAATTTTCTATGCCTGCCAAACAACAAATGGAAAAATTAAAAGGTTTTGTACTTACTGATGAATTGGTATCAGACTTTTCCGATATTGCATTACAATATGCAAAAATATTATTTGACCACGGTTGGTTAACAAAAGAACAGCTAGATATGTTCCTTATTGTAGACAAAAAATTAGAAGGTATGTCAAACAACGAAGATTTTTGGAGTGATGAAGCATTAGAAACTAGTATTGAGTGGGCTGAATGTAGTAAACAAGGGAAAGCAATATTGAAAACTTTTAGGTAATAGCTTTTTATTGTCAGAATAGGGGGCGAAGTAGAAACGAGTAAATAATAAAAACTTGTTCATAGAATAGATGCTGAATGAGCAAGAAATGTGGATAAGACACAAAAAAGAACCGGAATTTTAATCCCGATTCTTTTCGAATTATTATAACCATCCATTACCCAAGCGGTGAATACCCAGCTGGTGGAAGTCCTAAGATACCAGACCAGTAACCTAGAATACCAACAACGAATAGTCCTAAAATCAACCATAAAGCATTGACTTTTTTCTTGAGTATCCACATACAAGCGAATGTGAGTAGAAGGGCAAGAAGACCTGGCATTAATTGGTCCAAGATACTTTGAACAGTAGTTGGAACGTCTTTACCAGTTTTAGAGTCTTCTGTTGTATAAGCTACTAGTGGAACATAGATTGTGGTCCACTTATTAACAAGGGCGCCCATGACGAATAGTCCGAGAATGGAAGCTCCTTCTGTTAGTTTTTGGAGCAGACCGCCAGACATATCAGATACAACATCTGTACCTTTTGTATATCCGTAGAACACGCCCCAATAACGGAAACCTAGGCGAATCGCATTAAATAGTACGAAGAATAAGATTGGTCCAATAATACTACCGTCAGTGGCAAAACCGGCACCTAAAGCGGCAAGTACTGGACGAACCGTTCCCCAGAAAATTGGATCCCCAACGCCGGCAAGTGGTCCCATTAGACCTACTTTAATACCGTTGATAGCACCGTCGTCAATATCAGCACCATTGGCTTTTTGTTCCTCCATCGCGGTTGTTACACCTAAGATAGGAGCCGCCATATATGGATGTGTATTAAAGAACTCAAGGTGACGTTTGATAGCTTGTTCTCTTTCAGGTCCTTTTTCAGGGTAAAGACGCTTAATTACTGGAATTACTGAGAAACAGAATCCTAGAGATTGCATACGTTCAAAGTTCCACGACCCTTGGAAGAGGTTGGAACGTATGAACACGCCCATTAAGTCACTTTTCGTTATTTTCTTTTCATTAACTGTAATTTGTTCACTCATAATTTTTCTCCCCCTCCCTTAGTCGTCAAGGTCGTCGTCGAGATCATCCGCTGATCGTCCGCCGCCGCCCCCGCCGTATTGTTGGATAGCTTCTTTCAATTGATATTTAGGGTTTAGTTGGATGTAAATGATTGCTGCAACTAGTCCTAAAACACCTAGTGCTACTAAGTTGAATTGAGTAAATGCTGCGACAACAAAACCTAAGAAGAAGAAAGGCATTAAATATTTAGCGGACATCATGTTAATAACCATTGCGTAACCAACAACAACGATAAATCCACCAGCTACGTTTAGGCCGTTAACAATAACGTCCGGAATGGCATTGAGTAAATTTTCTACGGCGCTAGTACCAACTGTTACCGCAACGATAACGGCTGGAATCGCGATACGCATAGCTTGAAGTAGTAGTGCTGTAACATGTATCCAGTCGAGACTCCGCAGATTACCTTCCTTACCAGCTTTATCAGCCATGTGTTGGAATGCAACTGTAATTGTACGAACTAGAATTGTAAGTACTTGACCAAGAGCAGCTAGAGGAATCGCAAGCGAAATACCTACGCTGATATCTTGTCCCCCTGTAATAACTAAGATAGTAGAAATAATGGATGCAAGGGCAGCATCTGGAGCAACCGCAGCTCCGATATTCATCCATCCAAGCGCGATCATTTCAAGCGTTCCCCCAATAATAATACCAGTTGTAATATCCCCAAGAACAAGACCAATTAATGTACAGGCTATTAATGGACGGTGCGTTTGCCACTCATCCAAAATACTACCCATACCACTAATACAGGATACGAGGAATACAAGGATTAATTGTATTGCTGACATATATTTCCCTCCCAATTTTTCTTTAGAATGATAAAAAAAGATAATTTCATTATGATGACTGAATAAATTAAGCATCTATTACATAAGCTTTTATTCATGAATCACCCCTTTAAAGGTCTTCCTTTAAACGTTTGCTTTTTCGGGGCTCTAAAAATAGGCGAGCCGCGGATGAATTATTTATCTTTATCTAGTAATGGGATAAGTTTGACTTTATTGTCAGATGCGACTTTACGAATTTCAAGTTCAATTCCTTTTTCATCTAATTTGCGGAATGCTGCTTCATCCGTTTCATCGACAGATACAGCATTTGTAATCATGTGTTTGCCTTCGCGGAATGCCATACCACCAATGTTTACAGTTGTAATGTTTACACCCGCTTCTACGAGGGTTAGTACATCTGTAGGATTAGTGAATAAGAGCATGACTGGAGTTGTAGCATATTTAGGGTTGTTGTATACGCGGATACCTTTTTGCACATCAACAACGCTAGCTTTAACGCCTGGAGGTGCTACTTGTGTAAGAAGTGTTTTACGAACTTCATCTTTTGCTACATCGTCACTAATAACGATAATACGTTCTACCTGTGTTTCTTTTGTCCAAACTGTTGCTACTTGACCATGAATTAAGCGATCATCAATACGTGCTAAGCGAATTTCCATTATAAATCGTCCTCCCCGACTTCGGTTTCTATTTTTGGTAATGATTGTTTGAGTGACTTAACGCCACCTGATCCTGCTGTAAGAGCTGTTTCAACTAGATCTTTTTGATTACTTGCGGCCCGCATAGAGAGCGTTTCAAGCAACATTGGAATATTTACCCCCGTTACAACATCCATATTGTCTTCTGGAAGGGCGATTTGACTAGATGCGTTATAAGGACTGCCGCCAAATAAATCAACCATAAAAATGACGCCTTCAGAAGTATCCAATTTGTCTAGTTTTTCTTTGTATTGGTAATAAGCGTATCAGTGTTTTCTCCAGGGACAAAGGTAATAAACTCTACATTGTCCTGTTTGCCGATAATCATTTCAGTTGATTTCAACAATTCACGCGCAGCTTCACCATGTGTGCCAATGATAATTCCAACTGGCATAGGTATCTCCTCCTTAAGCGTGGATATAATCATCCATTAATACTAACGCAAAAACTGTGCCAACATTTCTGTATTAAACAACCTCCTTTGCTAATAGAAGCGGTTCAAGGCTTTTGTAAGCGTGTACTAACAGAAGCGGCGCGCCTTAATACGCTAAATGCATAGCTTAATACACTAAGTACTAATCTTAGACATACATACAACATTACCCTAAAAGATTAGTCAGAAAACGCAATTGCTGAAAATAAAACAAGCCAACTTATGAAAAATGTTGGCTTGTTTATAATTATGAAAGTACTTCTGGTTGGATTTCATTCAAGATATCGTACAAATAACATAGTTCGTCATTCGTCAGTTTTAAGTTCATTTTGTAGATAACTTCTTTATTTGTTTGTTCTAGTGCTTTAAAAATATTTGTTTCAAGCATATCTTTTGGTTCGCGGTAGATTAAACCATCATTTAGAACCATACGCTCTAAGGCACAACCGACATGTATGAGTAGATTGATTTTAAAGGTATTATCGAGTTTGTATCCTAGTTTTTTCTCTAGCACGCTAGCAAACGAGCTTAGAATTTCAATCGTTTTCTTCGGATTGAGGTAGGTTAGAAATTCGTTAAGACTTTCTTCGATAATTTCTTTTGCAATCCGACCAGTTTCACCTTTTTTAACGATAATGTTACGCTGTTTCACTAGGCTAACAAGTTGCTCCTCGCCATCAATTCCGAAAAGTCGTTCGAGCGGGATGAAGGGGATTTGGATTTTCGGATCTTGAATACCGACCGCCATCAAAATATCATTTTCTTCTTGTAGCTGCTCCAACTTAGTATCCATTTCATGCAAGCCAATCGGAATTACTTTAATGGCATCTGTCGTAATGGTATCTAAAATATTTTCGATAAACAATTGTAATTTTTCTGCAGTACCTTCGCCAGTCGCGCAAATGGTAATGATGGCGTGTGGTTTTTGATTGGAATCAAGTGTATCGTCATCAGAATTATAGCCACCATAACCGCGGAAATCTTTCAAGGAATCGTAAATACTATCGAGTTCCATATCGAGAATGTTGGATTTGCGAACTGCTTCAATAACAGTTGCGGTGGAGACCATATCAATCGAGCGAACCGGAATACCAGTACGTTCCGAAATGACCGGAGCAAAACTTGTAAGAGAGCCCATATCAACCAGAAGAAGTAGACCGCGCCCCATATCCATTTCTTTCGCGCGCTCGGTCAATTTATCAAGCACGATTTTCGGACTTTGATCAAGAGGCATATCGATTCCTTCCACGAGTCCTTCACCGAGTAGTTTTTTCGCAACACTAACCATGCTACTCGCTGTATTATTCCCATGCGTTGCGACAAGTACAGCAACACGAGCATTTTCTTGTTCTTTTAAAAGGGAACTAATGAGTAGTGTTAAATACATGACTTCCATATTAGGAACCCGGATGTGGAAAGTAGCCTCAATATCATCCTTAATTTCCCGTGATAATTCATAGGCTTCCGGTTGATCATTGACTACATTTTCGATATTCGTATATTTTAACGGTTTGTTACTTTCAATTCGTTTAATAAAAGAGGTAAGATGAAGGCTAAACGCAAGCAAGAAGCGCTCATTTAACTTTTTACCAAGCTGATGTTCAATTCGGAGTTCAACACCTTCCGCAAAATTCAGGATTTCTTCATTGACTATTTTTAAGATGTTTTCGCGATTGTGGATCGTATTTTTAAACTTATTGTAAAAGCTGTTAAGGTGAATATCGATATCCATCTTGATAAATTTCTTAATATCATCATCTTCCACACCTTGATCCATTAAAATCGATGCTTTATCTTCAATGATTTTGTAAAGGTTGAAATTCGGCTCATATTCGTCCGATGTAATCAACGTATTATTTAGTTCAGGGAAAATCGTCGTATATGGCTCCAAGTATTCCGCAATTGCTTGAAGTTCCTTGCGGCGGTTACTGAAGTGGAAGAAGCCGTCTTTAATATTGATCGGCAACGTTTTAAAATCAATCAAAATTTCTTCGTCTTTATCGAAACTATTAAGAAAACCTTGTGCGCAAACGAGTTGAATGTTAGATTTTAATTGCCCGATATTTCCGTAAGTTGTATTACCAATCAGCGCTTTGGCAGCTTCATCTTCAATACGAATTGGTTTATTAACTCGGTGCGCTTCACTAGAAAGTAAGTATTTTAAAAGTTCCACACGTTCAAACGCCGTACGTTCTTCCAAACTTGGCAGCGTAATAATAATCGGAATACGACGCATAAATGTTTTTAAAAGCGAAGATTCCGGATTTTCGGTAGTAGCACCGATAATTAAAACGTTTGATTTTCGTGTTCGGTCGGTTTCGCCAAGTTTATTATACGTACCAGAGTCCATCAAGTAAAAAATCATTTCCTGACCTTCTGGTGGGAGACGGTGAATTTCATCTAGAAATAAAATACCGCCTTCTGCTTTTTCGACAAGCCCGCCTTTATCATTTTCTGCTCCAGTAAAAGCTCCCTTAACGTGTCCGAAAATGTGTGACATCAGAAGTTGCGGGTTATTATAGTAATCTGCGCAATTGAAAATAATAAACGGCGCGTCAGCAGGTAGACGTTTGGCATGTTGCGAGAAGCGATACATTAAATTAGCAAAAAGCGTTTTACCAACACCGGTTTGTCCGAGAATCATTGTATGTAAACCATTTGGTGGATAGAGTACAGCTGCTTTGGCCTGTTCAACAGGAGTTTTGAGACTGTCATTAACACCAATTAAATCATCAAAAGGACTTCTTTCAACGATGCTTGGTTTGAGCATTTTTAAGAGGGGCTCACAGCTGTCAAATTCTAATTCATTATCAGAAAGTGTACGCCCAATTTCATCTTCAACAGCTTTTTTAGGAAAATAAAGCACTGGTCGGCCAACGATTTTAATGATTTTTCCTTGTCTGTGAAGTTCATTCAATTCCATACTGACATTATTTCTTAAAATAGATAATGTTTCTGAAATAGTACTAGCTGTAAAACCTTCATTCTGCTCTAATTGCTCGCGAATGGTCTTAGTGGAAGGATTTTCTAAAATAAATTCATAAATACGGTCAATACGCTTCATTATAAAACCTCCATTTAGTGTATCGGTGCACGATTAGTGTATTATAAACGATTAATACACTCTGGAATTCTGTATTTATCTTAGCATGACTAGTGAAAATGTCAATGTTTATTTACCAAAAATCAAATTGACTAGCTACACGTATAGTACTATTATATAGAAGGAACAAATAAAATCGATGAGGTGTTCATAATGTCAAAAGTACTATTTATTAAAGCGTCACCACTTCCAAATGAAGTATCAAGAAGTTCGCAAGTTGCCGAAACCTTTATGGCCGAATATAAAGCGAAAAATCCTTCTGATACAGTAGAAGAATTAGTTTTATATAATACAGAAGTACCACTATTAGATTTAGAATTAATGACAGCCGGTAGAGAATTACAAGCTGGCAAAGCTTTCACTGATTTAGCACCAGATGTACAAAAAAAATTAAATGCCTATAATGCGCTTACGGAACAATTCTTAGCAGCAGACAAATATGTTTTTGTTTTCCCACTTTGGAACCTTGGAATCCCGCCATTATTAAAAGCTTATATTGATACTTTTGTTATTGCTGGAAAATCTTTCCGTTATACTGAACACGGTCCAGAAGCACTTTTAAAAGATAAAAAAGCAATCTTAATCCATGGTAGCGGTGGCATTTATTCTGCCGGACCAACAAGTTCATTTACTCACGGAGAACCTTATTTACGAACTATTTTACAATTTATTGGTATTAATGTAGTACCATCTATTTTTGTAGAAGGAATTGACCATAATCCTAGCAAAGAAGCAGAAATCGTTGCAGCTGCTAAAGCGGTAGCGCAGGAAAGTGCTACAGAATTCTAAAAAGTTTGTGAAAAATTTATTTTCACTAATGATATTAAGATAGTATTATCAACTGTCTAGACCAATACAAACGCATAAAAAGATTGCTAATCCCTTTATAAATTGGTAAAGTAGAGAAGTAGATTGATCGATAAAGTGCTGAATTAACTCGGCACTTTATTCTTTTTAATTACTCGAAAGGGATGAATTAGGATGGAAGAGCAAAAAGAAGAATTGCAAAGAGGGCTGAAAAATAGACACATTCAGTTAATCGCGATTGGCGGAGCAATTGGTACAGGGCTTTTTCTAGGAGCAGGGAAGTCAATTCATTTGGCAGGTCCATCTATCATGTTAGTTTACTTAATTATTGGGGCTATTTTATTCTTTGTTATGAGAGCTTTGGGTGAATTATTAATACATAACCCAACAACAGGATCTTTTACAGAATTTGCAGAGCAATTTATTGGACCGTGGGCTGGCTTTATTACGGGCTGGACATATTGGTTCTGCTGGATTGTGACTGGCATTGCGGAAATTACGGCAGTTGGCATGTACGTAAAATTTTGGGTGCCAGATTTACCGCAATGGATTCCAGCACTTGCATGTGTTTTGATACTTCTATTGTTTAACTTGGCAACCGTTAAAGCTTTTGGTGAAATCGAATTTTGGTTTGCGATTATTAAAGTGGTTGTCATTATTGCCTTAATTGTTATTGGATTTGTACTCGTGTTTATTGGTTACAAACATGGCACTAGTACAGCATCATTTTCTAATTTAGTAGATTATGGTGGCTTTTTCCCAAATGGAATTGCCGGGTTCTTATTAGCATTTCAAATGGCGACATTTTCTTTTGTCGGAATTGAACTTGTTGGGGTTACCGCAGGAGAAGCGGATGATCCAGAGCGGACACTTCCAAAAGCAATTAACAATATTCCGATTCGGATTTTAATTTTTTATATTGGCGCACTACTCGTATTAATGTCGATTTATCCGTGGAGCAATATTGATCCAAACACAAGCCCATTCGTTAGCGTCTTTACGATGATTGGGATTCCAGCAGCTGCCGGAATTATTAACTTTGTGGTTTTAACGGCTGCTATGTCTTCCTGTAATAGTGGGATTTTCAGTACGAGCCGGATGCTTTATACTCTTTCTGCAGAAGGAAAAGCACCGAAAAAAATGCATCATTTGAGCTCTAATGGGGTTCCAGCAACTGCATTAATTACTTCTACAGCATGTTTACTTATCGGTGTATTTTTAAATTATTTCCTACCAGAACAAGTATTTATTTTAGTAACAAGTATCGCGACGATTTGCTTTATCTGGGTTTGGGGTATTATTTTGGTGGCGCATTTACGTTTTCGCCATAAACATCCAGAAATCGCAGAAAAAAGTAAATTCAAAATGCCTTTATCGCCTGTAATGAACTGGGTTAGCTTGGTTTTCTTCGGAGGATTACTAGTTATCCTCGGTTTTGCCGCAGATACAAGAATCGCACTTTTCGTTACACCAGTATGGTTCTTGATTTTAGCTATCGCTTATCAAGTTTTAAAAGTATCCAATCGAAAGACAAAAATTCGACATAATTAATAACTGAGCAAGCATTCGCTAAATGGAGCTATTTTAGGGAATGCTTGCTTTTTTTCGGCATGAAAATGCTCCGCGAAATTCTTTACAAATGAAAAAAATCGTGTAGAATGAGAGGTGTTTAGAGCATTTTGTCGTATTCTCGCATATCGAGTGAGTACTCACTCATTTTTAAAAATAACTATTTATGTGAAGCAACGTACAAATGACGGATAATATGTGAAGTTACATACATATTAAGTAGTGCGTAACGAAAGGGATGAGAAAATGATTCATGCAGGATTAGATGTAGGATCAACAACAGCAAAGGCCGTAGCACTTAATGACCAGGGGGATATTTTATTTCAAACCTACAGAAGACATTATTCAGACATTAAAAAAGTAACATTAGAAATCATGCAAGACATGCAAAAAAAATGTGGCATGACAGAAATGACATTCAAAATTACGGGATCATCAGGATTAGCTATTTCTAAATTCTTGAATGTACCTTTTGTGCAGGAAGTAATTGCCTGTACGGAAGCAGTGGAGCAAGTAATTCCAGAGACAGATGTAGTAATCGAGCTGGGCGGGGAAGATGCGAAGATTATTTATTTTAGTGGTGGGATTGAGCAACGAATGAATAATGCGTGTGCGGGCGGAACTGGTGCTTTTATTGACCAAATCGCGACACTACTTCAAACTGATCCAACTGGTTTAAATGAACTGGCGCAAAATGCAAATACAATTTACCCAATCGCTTCCAGATGTGGTGTGTTTGCCAAAACAGATGTGCAGCCATTACTTAATGAAGGGGCAAGAAAAGAAGATATTGCCGCCTCGATTTTTCAAAGTGTAGTTACACAAACGATTAGTGGACTTGCTTGTGGACGTCCGATTCGCGGGAAAGTAGCGTTTCTTGGAGGGCCACTTACATTCCTTGATCAGTTGCGCTATCGTTTTACAGAGACACTTAAAATGAGAGATAGCGATATTATTGCACCGCAAAATGCAGAATATTTCATCGCACTGGGAACTGCCTTTACAGGGCTTAATGATATTCCTTTAAAAGTGGATGATATGATACACCGACTTTCCAATATGGATATGACAACCATGGCGACTGATACGGTGATTTTACCAGCCCTTTTCGAAAAGAAAGAAGACTTAGAAGATTTTCGTGCGCGTCATAATCAAATGAAAGCAAAACGAGCAAAACTGGAAGATTATGAAGGAGATGCTTATTTAGGTATTGACGCTGGATCAACCACGACCAAATTAATCTTAATGAGCCAAACCAATGAAATTCTTTACTCGTTTTATTCTAGTAATAATGGGAATCCGCTTCAATCTGTT of Listeria monocytogenes contains these proteins:
- a CDS encoding amino acid permease encodes the protein MEEQKEELQRGLKNRHIQLIAIGGAIGTGLFLGAGKSIHLAGPSIMLVYLIIGAILFFVMRALGELLIHNPTTGSFTEFAEQFIGPWAGFITGWTYWFCWIVTGIAEITAVGMYVKFWVPDLPQWIPALACVLILLLFNLATVKAFGEIEFWFAIIKVVVIIALIVIGFVLVFIGYKHGTSTASFSNLVDYGGFFPNGIAGFLLAFQMATFSFVGIELVGVTAGEADDPERTLPKAINNIPIRILIFYIGALLVLMSIYPWSNIDPNTSPFVSVFTMIGIPAAAGIINFVVLTAAMSSCNSGIFSTSRMLYTLSAEGKAPKKMHHLSSNGVPATALITSTACLLIGVFLNYFLPEQVFILVTSIATICFIWVWGIILVAHLRFRHKHPEIAEKSKFKMPLSPVMNWVSLVFFGGLLVILGFAADTRIALFVTPVWFLILAIAYQVLKVSNRKTKIRHN